In one window of Henckelia pumila isolate YLH828 chromosome 1, ASM3356847v2, whole genome shotgun sequence DNA:
- the LOC140874081 gene encoding probable aldo-keto reductase 2 has product MTTISKIALGKNGPLVSKLGLGCMRMSSVWGSRAGDENESIATIQEALDNGINFLNTGDFYGAGHNELLVGKAIKGRRDDAFISVKFGAIFYGGQWLGLDLRPVAIKNFINYSLVRLGIDTIDLYQPCRLDNSVPVEDVIGTIADLIKEGKVRHLGVSEITSEQLRKANSVYPVSALEIGYSLADRQIESDLLPTAKELGIAVVAFANTAEGLLTGDMKAPLPADSYHNHFSRFQGENLVKNLEKVEVLKQIAKDKGYTPTQVAIAWVNAQGDHMMPLVSMSRRSRLPENIAAMGIEFTTAEMDALNTTFAPGAILGSTYLQR; this is encoded by the coding sequence ATgacaacaatatcaaaaatagcCCTTGGCAAAAACGGCCCCTTAGTTTCAAAACTTGGATTAGGCTGCATGCGTATGTCCTCTGTTTGGGGAAGCCGTGCCGGCGACGAAAATGAAAGTATTGCCACCATTCAGGAGGCATTGGATAATGGCATTAATTTTCTGAACACCGGCGATTTTTATGGCGCAGGCCATAACGAGCTGCTGGTAGGTAAAGCCATTAAAGGCCGAAGGGATGATGCCTTTATCAGCGTAAAATTTGGCGCGATATTTTATGGCGGCCAATGGCTTGGGCTGGATCTACGCCCCGTAGCTATcaaaaacttcatcaattactctTTAGTACGTTTGGGTATAGATACTATTGATTTATATCAGCCATGCCGGTTAGACAACAGCGTTCCGGTAGAAGATGTGATAGGCACCATCGCCGACCTCATCAAAGAAGGAAAAGTACGTCACCTCGGCGTTTCTGAAATTACATCAGAGCAATTACGCAAAGCCAATAGCGTATATCCTGTATCAGCATTGGAGATAGGCTATTCTTTAGCCGACAGGCAAATTGAAAGCGACCTGCTGCCAACCGCAAAAGAACTGGGTATTGCCGTTGTAGCCTTTGCCAATACAGCCGAAGGCCTGCTAACCGGCGACATGAAAGCCCCACTTCCGGCAGATAGCTATCATAACCATTTTTCACGTTTTCAGGGCGAAAACCTGGTTAAAAACCTGGAGAAAGTTGAGGTGTTAAAACAAATAGCAAAAGATAAAGGATATACGCCTACACAAGTAGCCATTGCCTGGGTAAACGCGCAGGGCGATCATATGATGCCGCTGGTAAGCATGAGCCGCCGTTCACGCCTGCCCGAAAACATAGCGGCCATGGGTATTGAGTTTACTACAGCAGAAATGGACGCGCTTAATACAACCTTTGCGCCCGGCGCGATATTAGGCAGCACCTATTTGCAACGATAA